From the genome of Marinobacter sp. F4206:
TATGCAGTCCGGTACCATGGCCGCCCGTCGCCAGGACCGATGAACAGCCTGTCTCCAGCAGCTGTCTGGCCGCCTGTTCCGGGTCCGCATTATCTCCCAGCATGGCTAACTCGATCCCGTTCGGGGTAATCATTTCAGCCAGCGGGAGCAGGCGCTGTTTCATGGCAGTGATCAGTTCGTCGTCGGCCAGATCGCCACCACCGGCGGCCTTGATGACCGGGTCAGTAATCAGCGGGATGCCCGGGTGTTCCCCGATAAATTCCACCAGCACATCAACAATGGCTGCGTTGCCGAGGGCCCCGGTTTTAATGGCGTGAATCGGTGCGTCGTCGGCAACGCACTTCAGCTGTTTGCGAATCAGTTCGGCATCGACCGCTTCGGCCCCGTAGACGTTGGTCGTGTCCTGCACGGTCAGGCAGGTCAATACGGGCAGGGGATGACAGCCCAGCGAGGTGATGGCCTGGATGTCAGCCTGGATACCGGCGCCGCCGGACGGGTCAAGA
Proteins encoded in this window:
- a CDS encoding hydroxymethylpyrimidine/phosphomethylpyrimidine kinase, coding for MLSGLDPSGGAGIQADIQAITSLGCHPLPVLTCLTVQDTTNVYGAEAVDAELIRKQLKCVADDAPIHAIKTGALGNAAIVDVLVEFIGEHPGIPLITDPVIKAAGGGDLADDELITAMKQRLLPLAEMITPNGIELAMLGDNADPEQAARQLLETGCSSVLATGGHGTGLHITNTLFNHAPDPMTWEIERVGGEYHGTGCTLAAAIAAGRACGLSQRAAISQAQNYVNRAILHALEVGKGQPVPDRGIPWER